The Chlamydiota bacterium genome includes a region encoding these proteins:
- a CDS encoding type II toxin-antitoxin system Phd/YefM family antitoxin, with protein sequence MIKLTATEFARNFRKVLNQLEFMGEEVVIVRNHHPVAHIIPGSPYLTALEALADLYQTLPEKAAKNWLKQSRIPNTVKEIRNPWAS encoded by the coding sequence ATGATTAAATTGACAGCAACAGAATTTGCTAGGAATTTTCGGAAGGTCTTAAACCAACTCGAATTTATGGGGGAAGAGGTGGTTATTGTACGTAATCATCATCCGGTTGCCCATATTATTCCCGGATCCCCTTACCTGACCGCCCTTGAGGCACTGGCAGACCTTTATCAAACCCTGCCTGAAAAAGCAGCCAAAAACTGGCTCAAACAAAGCCGTATTCCCAACACTGTTAAAGAAATTCGAAACCCATGGGCGTCTTAA
- the uvrB gene encoding excinuclease ABC subunit UvrB, with product MFKLHSDYEPQGDQPQAIEKLSEGILKGEKFLTLLGVTGSGKTFTMANVIKKVQKPALVISHNKTLAAQLYNELKRFFPENAVEYFISYYDYYQPEAYIPQTDTYIEKDASINEEIERLRLSATTSLLSRSDVIVVASVSCIYGLGSKEDYEEMGVELTRGDRKERSELLRGLVDIQYERSDFEFRRGSFRVRGDTVEIYPAYGSAAYRVELFGDQIEEISEIDAMTGNVKAQIETLSIFPAKHFVSPYRKLEGAMKAIEEELKERLEYFRSQGKLLEAHRLESKTRFDMEMLKEIGYCQGIENYSRHLSGRKAGERPTCLLDFFPKDFLIFVDESHVTLPQVRGMYQGDRSRKTTLVEYGFRLPSALDNRPLRFDEFENLIPQVIFASATPGSYELEKQPIWIEQIIRPTGLLDPVITIKPLQHQVDDLIEQIRIRAEKKERVLVTTLTKKMAEDLTDYLKRIKIRVRYLHSEIDAIERVDILRGLRRGDFDVLIGINLLREGLDLPEVSLVAVLDADKEGFLRSQTSLIQVAGRAARHISGEVIFYADQITESIRKTIQETDRRRQIQTAYNQAHGMTPRGIKRALDESLSVYHEAKEFLRNVAHESETDYAKNELIYELEGEMKKAAECMEFEQAAMIRDKIYQIKKVKSEK from the coding sequence ATGTTCAAACTCCATTCGGATTACGAGCCCCAAGGGGATCAGCCGCAGGCGATTGAAAAGCTTTCGGAGGGAATTTTAAAGGGAGAGAAATTCTTGACCCTTTTAGGGGTTACGGGCTCAGGTAAGACCTTTACCATGGCCAATGTCATCAAAAAAGTTCAGAAACCCGCGTTGGTGATTTCTCATAATAAAACTCTCGCAGCCCAGCTTTATAATGAACTTAAACGCTTTTTCCCAGAGAACGCCGTCGAATATTTTATTAGCTATTATGATTATTACCAGCCGGAGGCTTATATCCCTCAGACGGATACGTATATTGAAAAGGATGCTTCGATTAATGAAGAAATTGAGCGATTGAGGCTTTCAGCAACGACTTCCTTGCTTTCAAGAAGTGACGTGATTGTGGTGGCCAGTGTCTCTTGCATCTACGGTTTGGGATCGAAAGAGGATTATGAAGAGATGGGGGTTGAGCTCACGCGCGGGGATCGTAAAGAGCGTTCCGAACTTTTGAGGGGGCTTGTCGATATTCAGTATGAACGGAGCGATTTTGAATTTCGACGCGGGAGTTTTAGGGTCAGGGGGGACACGGTCGAAATTTATCCGGCATACGGTTCAGCCGCCTATCGTGTCGAACTCTTTGGAGATCAAATTGAAGAAATTTCTGAAATTGATGCGATGACAGGAAATGTTAAAGCCCAGATCGAAACCCTTTCCATTTTTCCTGCGAAGCATTTTGTGAGTCCGTATCGCAAGCTCGAGGGGGCGATGAAGGCTATTGAAGAAGAATTAAAAGAGCGATTAGAGTATTTTAGGTCTCAAGGGAAGCTTTTAGAAGCGCATCGTTTGGAGTCAAAAACCCGATTTGACATGGAAATGTTAAAAGAGATTGGTTATTGTCAAGGGATTGAAAATTACTCTCGCCATTTAAGCGGGCGCAAAGCGGGAGAAAGACCCACTTGTCTTTTGGATTTTTTCCCAAAGGATTTTTTAATTTTTGTAGATGAATCTCATGTGACTCTTCCTCAAGTGAGGGGAATGTATCAGGGCGATCGTTCTCGGAAAACGACGTTGGTCGAATATGGGTTTCGACTCCCTTCTGCTTTGGATAATCGGCCGCTTAGATTTGACGAGTTTGAGAATCTGATCCCTCAAGTCATTTTTGCATCGGCCACGCCGGGTTCTTATGAATTAGAGAAACAACCTATTTGGATTGAGCAAATTATTCGGCCAACAGGGCTTTTGGACCCTGTGATTACGATCAAACCCTTGCAGCATCAGGTCGATGATTTGATTGAACAAATTCGGATTCGTGCTGAGAAAAAAGAACGAGTACTCGTGACCACCCTCACGAAAAAAATGGCCGAGGATTTGACAGATTATTTGAAGAGAATTAAAATAAGAGTCCGTTATCTTCATTCTGAAATTGATGCGATTGAGCGAGTCGATATTTTAAGAGGGCTTCGCAGAGGTGATTTTGATGTTTTGATTGGAATTAATCTTTTGAGAGAGGGTTTAGATTTGCCTGAAGTTTCTTTGGTGGCCGTCCTTGATGCAGATAAGGAAGGTTTCTTGAGATCGCAGACTTCTTTAATCCAGGTTGCAGGACGGGCGGCTCGGCACATTTCAGGTGAGGTTATTTTTTATGCGGATCAAATAACGGAATCTATTCGAAAAACCATTCAGGAGACGGATCGTCGGCGCCAGATTCAGACGGCCTACAATCAAGCGCATGGTATGACCCCGCGTGGAATCAAGAGAGCCTTGGACGAAAGTCTTTCGGTTTATCATGAGGCCAAAGAATTCTTGAGAAATGTGGCTCACGAAAGTGAGACGGACTATGCTAAAAATGAATTAATTTATGAGCTCGAGGGTGAAATGAAAAAGGCGGCTGAGTGTATGGAATTTGAACAAGCCGCGATGATCAGGGATAAGATTTATCAAATAAAAAAAGTGAAGAGTGAAAAATGA